In Rosa rugosa chromosome 4, drRosRugo1.1, whole genome shotgun sequence, the genomic stretch AACTAGGGGAGAATGGGAGACAATGCACCAATGATCCCCATATGACGTGTATTAGCTATGCTAGTTGTGCATATTATTTACTTTTTCTTGTCAAGAAGGCTGAGCATTTGAATGATTAGTTATGCAAATCATACTCGAACAAGCCAAGCAGTTAATCTTCATTTAACACAATATAAGTCATGTAACAATAATAAGTCGAAGCATTTTGTACCTTAAAATGAACGGCTTCAACTTAAGGGttcttaattaaaaaaaaatattgtggcTTCCACTCACCTAAAAAAACTATAAATCAGAAGGCATACCAACGCCAAAGAAAGTATTCCAATTGATAGGCAACTTTCATTACGTTTCTCTGCCTtacttttcttccttttcctcttCTCTGTTTTCTTCTTGGCAGCTGCAGCTTCCTCAACTCTTTTGGCCTCCATGTCTTGCTCCTCCCAACTACTTTCGGCATCAAACCAACTCTCATGAGGTTTTTCTTCTGTTGTAATTGCAGATTCCTCAACTCTTTTGGTCTCTACGTCTTGCTCCTTCTCAGATTCACTTTTATGAGGTTGTTCTTCAGATGTGCTTGCAGTTGCAGCtgcctttcttttcttcttgtgcCTTCTCTTCTTGGCAATCGCAGATTCCTTAACTCTTTTGGCCTCTATGTCTTGCTCATTCTCAGAACTACTTTGTGCATCAGACGCATCAGACTCACTTTCATGAGGTTTTTCTTCGGTTGTAGTTGCAGGTTCCTCTACTCTCTTGGCCTCTATGTCCTGCTCCTGCTCATTTTTTGATTCTTCAACAAGGGAAAACTTGTTGTATCCTTCAATTCTTATGGCTTCGACTTTCTGCCTCTGTGCTTGGTTTTCTGTCTCTGTGCTTAGTGTTCGGTCTTGTTGGTTGCTTCTGCATTCAATCCATTCTGCTTTGCCTTAGTAAGCTTTTTTCTTCTTAATTCTAATTTATCTTCAGTAGCATCATTACTGTTCTTTGCCTGGTCCATAGTAGTCTTTGCCTTTGAAAC encodes the following:
- the LOC133744312 gene encoding uncharacterized protein LOC133744312, which gives rise to MVSSKKSDLSCHQQGSQSHQAPKSLAKSDTTPFPVAKMVPVQILKMAPVSNVDQPAAVTSVSRLQIPSYSEGLKTNDQDMNNNVELDLEKNTQATVMCSQINKGNNNAEAKIVPGTASVTATLPVEEINKIINTVPETYQFADAKSNDDERSGARRNEVIREEEQEELNAEAIVLSTTTTTTTTVTLVFLSNQQDRTLSTETENQAQRQKVEAIRIEGYNKFSLVEESKNEQEQDIEAKRVEEPATTTEEKPHESESDASDAQSSSENEQDIEAKRVKESAIAKKRRHKKKRKAAATASTSEEQPHKSESEKEQDVETKRVEESAITTEEKPHESWFDAESSWEEQDMEAKRVEEAAAAKKKTEKRKRKKSKAEKRNESCLSIGILSLALINCLACSSMICITNHSNAQPS